From a single Anomaloglossus baeobatrachus isolate aAnoBae1 chromosome 4, aAnoBae1.hap1, whole genome shotgun sequence genomic region:
- the AURKB gene encoding aurora kinase B isoform X1 — protein sequence MEEAECVITPSSRTALTDNSGMSYKENLIPFSKFVTPTSASGPLRVLRKDPGSCVPVTAGRVAASDSHGEKTMACPKKKFTIEDFDIGRPLGKGKFGNVYLARDKQSKFIVALKVLFKSQLEKEGVEHQLRREIEIQSHLRHPNILHMYNYFHDKKRIYLMLEFAPRGELYKELQKYGRFNEQRSATFIEELADALHYCHERKVIHRDIKPENLLMGFKGELKIADFGWSVHAPSLKRRTMCGTLDYLPPEMIEGRTHDEKVDLWCAGVLCYEFLVGVPPFESPSHSETHRRIVKVDLQFPSFLSDGSKDLISKLLRYVPAQRLSLKGIMEHPWVKANSRRILPPAYNSGQTK from the exons ATGGAGGAGGCTGAGTGTGTGATTACTCCGAGCTCCCGCACCGCCCTGACTGACAACTCAGG GATGTCGTATAAGGAGAACCTGATCCCTTTCTCCAAG tttgtcaccccgaccagtgcGTCTGGGCCTCTGCGTGTGCTGCGGAAGGACCCCGGCTCCTGTGTGCCAG TGACGGCCGGACGTGTGGCAGCATCTGACAGTCACGGGGAGAAGACAATGGCCTG CCCCAAGAAGAAATTCACCATCGAGGACTTTGACATCGGGCGTCCTCTGGGCAAAGGCAAATTCGGCAACGTGTACCTGGCCCGAGACAAGCAGAGCAAGTTCATCGTGGCCCTGAAAGTCCTGTTCAAGTCCCAGCTGGAGAAGGAAGGCGTGGAGCACCAGCTGCGGAGAGAGATCGAGATCCAGTCCCACCTCCG ACACCCCAACATCCTGCACATGTACAACTACTTCCATGATAAGAAGCGCATCTACCTGATGCTGGAATTCGCCCCCCGGGGGGAGCTGTACAAGGAGCTGCAGAAATACGGCCGCTTCAACGAGCAAAGGAGCGCCACG TTTATCGAGGAGCTGGCAGACGCCCTCCATTACTGCCACGAGAGGAAGGTTATTCACCGGGACATCAAGCCTGAGAACCTGCTCATGGGATTCAAGGGGGAGCTGAAGATCGCAGACTTCGGGTGGTCTGTCCACGCCCCCTCACTCAA GCGTCGGACAATGTGCGGGACTCTGGACTACCTGCCCCCGGAAATGATCGAGGGGAGGACCCACGATGAGAAGGTGGACCTGTGGTGCGCGGGAGTGCTGTGTTACGAGTTCCTCGTGGGTGTGCCCCCTTTTGAGAGCCCCTCTCACTCGGAGACCCATCGCAGGATAGTGAAG GTCGACCTCCAGTTTCCATCCTTCCTGTCTGATGGATCCAAGGATCTCATCAGTAAACTCCTGCGGTACGTTCCTGCGCAGCGCCTCTCGCTCAAGGGCATCATGGAGCACCCGTGGGTGAAGGCCAACTCCCGGCGTATTCTGCCTCCCGCCTACAACTCCGGTCAGACGAAGTAA
- the AURKB gene encoding aurora kinase B isoform X2: protein MSYKENLIPFSKFVTPTSASGPLRVLRKDPGSCVPVTAGRVAASDSHGEKTMACPKKKFTIEDFDIGRPLGKGKFGNVYLARDKQSKFIVALKVLFKSQLEKEGVEHQLRREIEIQSHLRHPNILHMYNYFHDKKRIYLMLEFAPRGELYKELQKYGRFNEQRSATFIEELADALHYCHERKVIHRDIKPENLLMGFKGELKIADFGWSVHAPSLKRRTMCGTLDYLPPEMIEGRTHDEKVDLWCAGVLCYEFLVGVPPFESPSHSETHRRIVKVDLQFPSFLSDGSKDLISKLLRYVPAQRLSLKGIMEHPWVKANSRRILPPAYNSGQTK from the exons ATGTCGTATAAGGAGAACCTGATCCCTTTCTCCAAG tttgtcaccccgaccagtgcGTCTGGGCCTCTGCGTGTGCTGCGGAAGGACCCCGGCTCCTGTGTGCCAG TGACGGCCGGACGTGTGGCAGCATCTGACAGTCACGGGGAGAAGACAATGGCCTG CCCCAAGAAGAAATTCACCATCGAGGACTTTGACATCGGGCGTCCTCTGGGCAAAGGCAAATTCGGCAACGTGTACCTGGCCCGAGACAAGCAGAGCAAGTTCATCGTGGCCCTGAAAGTCCTGTTCAAGTCCCAGCTGGAGAAGGAAGGCGTGGAGCACCAGCTGCGGAGAGAGATCGAGATCCAGTCCCACCTCCG ACACCCCAACATCCTGCACATGTACAACTACTTCCATGATAAGAAGCGCATCTACCTGATGCTGGAATTCGCCCCCCGGGGGGAGCTGTACAAGGAGCTGCAGAAATACGGCCGCTTCAACGAGCAAAGGAGCGCCACG TTTATCGAGGAGCTGGCAGACGCCCTCCATTACTGCCACGAGAGGAAGGTTATTCACCGGGACATCAAGCCTGAGAACCTGCTCATGGGATTCAAGGGGGAGCTGAAGATCGCAGACTTCGGGTGGTCTGTCCACGCCCCCTCACTCAA GCGTCGGACAATGTGCGGGACTCTGGACTACCTGCCCCCGGAAATGATCGAGGGGAGGACCCACGATGAGAAGGTGGACCTGTGGTGCGCGGGAGTGCTGTGTTACGAGTTCCTCGTGGGTGTGCCCCCTTTTGAGAGCCCCTCTCACTCGGAGACCCATCGCAGGATAGTGAAG GTCGACCTCCAGTTTCCATCCTTCCTGTCTGATGGATCCAAGGATCTCATCAGTAAACTCCTGCGGTACGTTCCTGCGCAGCGCCTCTCGCTCAAGGGCATCATGGAGCACCCGTGGGTGAAGGCCAACTCCCGGCGTATTCTGCCTCCCGCCTACAACTCCGGTCAGACGAAGTAA